CATCATCCCAATTCGTTCCAAATATGATTTGTGTAGCCATAGTATCTCACTCCTTTACTAATGTAGGTATTCGTTATATATAACTTGGTGCCTGCCTTCCCATTTTGTAAAACAAAGCAAACAGAAACGTTCGGATATGAATTGTTCACATTTCTATATTTTAATATAGGTTGAATTGTGAATATATCAATATGCTGAAGTATAGTTATTAAAATTACGATAATCTATTTGTGGCAAATTGATTTTATTCGGTATTTCTGAGAATATATATGAAATTTTGTATAGTATGTAATTTTAAAAAATGTTTATTTGTATATATTGATTGCGGATTGATGGTGAGGTGTCAAAATAGCCTGGATCGATCAACCTACCTCTCGCGCATAGGATCTTCAAGGGATTTTGCGATTGGTTTCATTATGTACTGCATTATAGTGCGTTTGGCTGTAATAATATCGGCTTGGACTGTTTGGCCAGGCTTTATTGTATAGTGTTTTCCTCGATAGTTAATGGTATTCGTTTTGGAGCGAATAAGAACACGAAAATAGCTGCGATTGGGGTCTTTGGGGTCTTGGATGGCATCAGGGCTGATGGTTTCCACTACGCCATCGAGGCCACCATATATACTATAGTCATAAGCAGATACTTTAATGGTTGCAGGTGCTCCAGGGTGAATAAATCCAATATCTTGAGGAAAGACATTGGCCTCAATAAGGAGTGTATCTTTCAAAGGGGTGATGGACATAATTTCTCTTCCCCCCATAACAGCAGCCCCTGAGGTGTGAACAAAAAGCTGCTGAACAATCCCATAAACAGGCGAGACGATGTTTGTCCTGTCAAGACGGTCCTTTGCGGCGGAGATCAGTTTTGTGGCTTCAATGAATCGGGCTTCATAGTTCTTAAGCTCTTCCCAGTCTTGAGTATTGTATCGAAGTTTGACTTGTTTCAGCTTGCCTTTCGCTTCATTCTTTCGGGCAATTAATTTAGCGATATTGATTTGTGCGGATTCCAAGTCCATTTTTCGGTTGGCCGTATCCAGTTTTGATTGGATATACTGGGTTTTTGAAAGTAGCTGTTTATTGTGGAGTAACTCTAAGATTTCTGTACGTTCTTTTGACAGTTGATGAAGTCTCGTTAAATTAATAATTCGAGTTCTCATATCTTTGAGCTCGCTGTTGCTTCCTTGGAGCTGTGCTAAGAGAATCTTTTTCTCATTTCGAAGAGCGTCCATACGGCTTTTGTATTGATCCTTCATTTCATTTACGAGTTCAGGGGAAAAATTCGTGATTTCTTCTGGAAAATCGAGCTCTTGCTCCGCGATTTGGCTCTTAAGGCGGATAATCTGTGACCAATTGAGGTAATAAGTTTTCAAGCTTTCTTGATAACTTGCTTGAGAGGAAATGTCGCTTAATTGGCAAAGAACTTGATCTTTTTGAACAACATCGCCCTCTTTCACAAAGATTTTTTCGATAACACCACCCTCTAAATGGCTGAGAATCTTTGTTTCACTTTCAGGCTCAATCTTTCCTTGGGCATGTACATATTCATCAATTTCAAACATGGTTGACCAAATGACAAAAATAATAAAGAGGGTCAAGATGGTATAGAAAATGGCTTTGGTTGTAACCTTGATCGTACTTAAGTGAGCGCCTGCTACTGGGTTTAGCCATGCATGCTCTGGTTTTTCAGCTATGCCTTTGTAAAAGAATTTCGTAAGGCTCGCGAGTTTAAGAAAGGGCCATTTTAGGGCAGGTATCAGATAATATTGTATACTATCAAGCACAATGCGAAAGAGGATGTAAATGAAACTTGAGC
The DNA window shown above is from Alphaproteobacteria bacterium and carries:
- a CDS encoding HlyD family type I secretion periplasmic adaptor subunit — translated: MKKEGSSFIYILFRIVLDSIQYYLIPALKWPFLKLASLTKFFYKGIAEKPEHAWLNPVAGAHLSTIKVTTKAIFYTILTLFIIFVIWSTMFEIDEYVHAQGKIEPESETKILSHLEGGVIEKIFVKEGDVVQKDQVLCQLSDISSQASYQESLKTYYLNWSQIIRLKSQIAEQELDFPEEITNFSPELVNEMKDQYKSRMDALRNEKKILLAQLQGSNSELKDMRTRIINLTRLHQLSKERTEILELLHNKQLLSKTQYIQSKLDTANRKMDLESAQINIAKLIARKNEAKGKLKQVKLRYNTQDWEELKNYEARFIEATKLISAAKDRLDRTNIVSPVYGIVQQLFVHTSGAAVMGGREIMSITPLKDTLLIEANVFPQDIGFIHPGAPATIKVSAYDYSIYGGLDGVVETISPDAIQDPKDPNRSYFRVLIRSKTNTINYRGKHYTIKPGQTVQADIITAKRTIMQYIMKPIAKSLEDPMRER